The following are encoded together in the Penicillium digitatum chromosome 3, complete sequence genome:
- a CDS encoding Serine/threonine protein kinase (Kcc4), putative, whose product MDQIMSDVSDHQRRRQPLRDVSSRMNNPKSPKVETPRLRIQESEQLKSPDRMSFLMTPTPQRNKENEFLSVANDLQPDSARNSIMSAASLLSLKGKRKTHVGPWQLGRTLGKGATGRVRLAKHAVTGHTAAIKIVSKKSASMVQSESIAAMDRNIGNFPANPATRQMPCGIEREVVIMKLIEHPNVISLYDVWENRGELYLVLEHVEGGELFDYVSHNGPLPEEEAVRLFRQIIAALGYCHRFNICHRDLKPENILLDANHNVKLADFGMAALQPAGHWLNTSCGSPHYAAPEIIYGRKYRGDRADMWSCGIILYALLTGYLPFDGGDLGSTLRLVKKGDYMIPSELSHEAADLIQRILQKRPEDRISMQNIWLHPLLTKYEKLHNAMVDHYVGPPPALSVKDCGQTLSCQQDIDLDILRNLQTLWHNVKADDLIQRLLCIEPTHERMFYNALAKFRDEQLENYQGQPLEYSASDYHHISRPGGRVRRGRSQTGQGSSKRRTQISSVKDFPRPLSYLQEPMSSGTTASYDPYRSPVHSGTTSEAQYTHVIVHRQSTEQSQAILSSPRVKPPPPIAEEQEPEESGGPDESPFTVLQKRKHGPSSMKSFVSSKVPHSSSRAPGLSTHSMSYRRNVSFHHARNRSHGSTTAKPKKRKIAPSNQQNDVRRSPSTCSLQIMTDAVDLLDMPSSPPLPAQPTVVRANGPKVKSLGQVRKVRDTDYTWREDTRNVSHELSQICEEAFNGSSVTTIRTTSCGSGYETPGTPVSMASPEQVKRSSTIPVSHSSQESSRSYNIKELVETRQKLIEHSRGRKDNVPAYLSGVISHLDRLIKEDQAHNGTGLQLDAACCQDPFLSSPKEAMLPVINENCASTLRDPSEACLRSQQKPGTYLASSQGDAKATIRMVPHSSLPSMEEVKPLTIRKKNYSKFASSDVHEFAMGDPTGGSLNSSIGSRHAAQSSGLAPIEEIPLSPKKSTARAPEGKKWSWFKNRSQGSDNSSALPLKDGHLITPSGGTTVHHPITFQPTSSSKEEPVERVPRRKTSMDRFGGGFFKKLLTKKTTQNMEESPSHNERDLQSTPTKDNRHSSLICKGLADTDSSVEADDTQNPPHHKRRSIANHNWLARVFQIKPATQVIALNTSKVKGRKELYKLLREWRDFGMEDVYLDKTNSIVHGRVSEANFLHLREVEFTAEFYTVLEHGLQANLSLVRFKQERGAASSFNKVVETVQSTLMRRGMVVEDPSRAKKMARVLDSVPNYR is encoded by the exons ATGGACCAGATAATGTCCGATGTCAGTGACCATCAGAGGAGGCGCCAGCCCTTGAGAGATGTGTCAAGCCGGATGAACAACCCCAAGTCGCCAAAGGTCGAAACACCGCGCCTGAGGATCCAGGAATCCGAGCAGCTGAAGAGTCCTGACCGGATGTCCTTTCTAATGACTCCAACTCCACAAAGAAACAAGGAAAACGAGTTCCTCTCCGTGGCTAATGACCTACAACCAGACTCGGCCCGCAACTCCATCATGTCTGCCGCTTCCCTTCTGTCACTCAAGGGGAAAAGGAAAACACATGTGGGACCATGGCAGCTGGGGCGGACACTGGGGAAGGGTGCCACTGGACGGGTTAGACTAGCCAAGCATGCTGTCACCGGACATACGGCCGCGATTAAGATCGTTTCGAAAAAGTCCGCTTCGATGGTTCAGAGTGAGAGTATCGCTGCAATGGATCGTAACATAGGAAATTTCCCTGCCAATCCTGCCACCAGACAAATGCCCTGTGGAATTGAACGCGAAGTGGTCATCATGAAGTTGATTGAACATCCAAATGTGATCAGTCTCTATGATGTTTGGGAAAACCGCGGAGAATT GTATCTTGTCCTTGAGCACGTAGAGGGTGGAGAGTTGTTCGATTATGTATCACACAATGGACCTCTACCAGAAGAAGAGGCAGTGCGACTGTTCCGACAGATCATTGCGGCCCTAGGGTATTGCCACCGTTTCAACATCTGTCACCGGGATTTGAAGCCGGAGAACATTTTGCTTGATGCAAATCACAATGTGAAGCTGGCTGATTTCGGTATGGCCGCCCTACAACCTGCAGGCCACTGGTTAAACACTTCGTGTGGCAGCCCTCACTATGCAGCACCGGAAATCATCTACGGCCGAAAATATCGCGGTGACAGAGCAGATATGTGGAGCTGTGGCATCATTCTCTATGCACTTTTGACTGGTTATCTACCTTTTGATGGAGGCGACTTGGGAAGCACGCTGCGACTTGTGAAGAAAGGAGACTACATGATCCCTTCCGAGTTGAGCCATGAAGCTGCCGATCTGATCCAGCGTATCCTCCAGAAACGCCCAGAGGATCGTATATCCATGCAAAACATTTGGCTGCATCCACTGTTAACCAAATACGAAAAGCTTCATAATGCCATGGTTGATCACTACGTCGGCCCACCTCCCGCTTTGTCAGTGAAGGATTGCGGACAAACCCTGTCCTGTCAGCAAGACATTGACCTCGACATCCTTCGCAATCTGCAAACATTGTGGCATAATGTCAAGGCCGACGACCTGATTCAAAGGCTTCTCTGCATTGA ACCGACCCACGAGCGGATGTTCTACAACGCTTTGGCAAAATTCCGTGACGAACAGCTGGAGAACTACCAAGGACAGCCTCTAGAGTACTCAGCTAGTGACTATCACCACATCTCTCGACCCGGTGGGAGAGTTCGTCGAGGCCGCAGCCAGACAGGTCAAGGCAGCTCCAAGCGCCGCACTCAAATCTCATCTGTCAAAGACTTCCCCCGTCCCCTCAGCTACTTGCAGGAACCGATGTCCTCCGGTACTACGGCGAGCTATGATCCATACAGGTCACCCGTTCACAGTGGCACAACGTCTGAAGCACAGTATACTCATGTTATTGTCCATCGACAGTCAACAGAGCAGTCTCAAGCTATTTTATCGTCGCCTAGGGTGAAGCCTCCCCCTCCCATTGCGGAGGAGCAAGAGCCAGAGGAATCAGGTGGGCCCGATGAATCCCCATTTACTGTTCTCCAGAAGCGTAAGCACGGGCCGAGTTCCATGAAGTCTTTCGTCTCTTCGAAAGTGCCTCACTCCAGTTCCCGTGCTCCGGGATTGTCCACACACTCCATGAGCTATCGTCGTAATGTCTCCTTCCACCACGCTCGCAACCGCTCACATGGATCCACAACTGCCAAACCCAAGAAAAGGAAGATTGCTCCATCAAATCAACAGAATGATGTGAGGAGGTCACCGAGCACCTGCAGCTTGCAAATTATGACTGATGCCGTCGATCTACTTGACATGCCAAGCAGCCCACCCCTGCCAGCACAGCCAACCGTGGTTCGAGCTAATGGTCCGAAGGTCAAGAGTCTGGGGCAAGTCAGAAAGGTTCGCGATACAGACTACACGTGGAGGGAGGACACTCGAAATGTCTCCCATGAGCTGAGCCAGATCTGCGAAGAGGCATTCAATGGAAGCTCTGTTACAACCATTCGCACCACCAGCTGTGGATCTGGATACGAAACTCCGGGGACTCCAGTCTCTATGGCAAGCCCTGAGCAAGTTAAGCGGAGTTCGACGATCCCGGTGTCTCATTCTTCCCAGGAGTCATCTCGGTCTTACAATATCAAGGAGCTTGTTGAAACACGTCAAAAGCTTATTGAGCACAGCCGGGGTCGAAAGGACAACGTTCCCGCTTATCTTTCTGGTGTCATCAGTCATCTAGATCGCTTGATCAAAGAAGACCAGGCCCATAATGGTACGGGATTGCAGCTGGATGCAGCATGTTGCCAAGATCCCTTCTTAAGTTCGCCAAAAGAGGCCATGCTCCCTGTTATCAATGAGAATTGCGCAAGCACTCTCCGCGACCCCAGTGAGGCCTGTTTACGGTCTCAGCAAAAACCAGGAACTTACCTCGCTTCGTCCCAGGGCGATGCTAAGGCAACCATTCGGATGGTCCCCCATAGCTCACTCCCATCCATGGAGGAAGTCAAGCCCCTAACCATTCGTAAGAAGAACTATAGCAAGTTCGCTTCATCAGATGTTCATGAATTTGCTATGGGTGACCCCACGGGTGGCAGTTTGAACTCTTCCATTGGATCTCGACACGCTGCTCAATCTAGTGGACTGGCTCCCAtcgaagagattcctctgTCCCCCAAGAAATCAACAGCTCGTGCTCCTGAAGGAAAGAAATGGTCATGGTTTAAGAATCGTTCTCAGGGCTCTGATAATTCCTCTGCTCTTCCACTCAAGGACGGCCATCTCATCACTCCCAGTGGAGGCACGACTGTGCACCATCCAATCACCTTCCAGCccacttcttcttcaaaggAGGAGCCCGTAGAGCGAGTCCCAAGACGAAAAACTTCTATGGATCGCTTTGGCGGTGGCTTTTTCAAGAAACTCTTGACCAAAAAGACCACCCAAAACATGGAAGAATCTCCTTCTC ACAATGAGAGAGACCTCCAATCCACGCCAACTAAGGATAATCGTCACTCCTCCCTGATTTGCAAGGGACTTGCAGATACCGATAGTTCCGTTGAAGCTGATGATACCCAAAACCCACCCCACCACAAGCGCCGCTCCATTGCCAACCACAACTGGCTCGCCCGGGTTTTCCAAATCAAGCCTGCTACCCAAGTTATTGCGCTCAATACATCAAAGGTGAAGGGACGCAAGGAGCTCTATAAACTACTTCGCGAGTGGCGGGATTTCGGTATGGAGGATGTGTACCTGGACAAGACCAACAGCATTGTGCACGGTCGTGTCAGCGAAGCCAATT TCCTCCATCTTCGAGAGGTTGAGTTCACTGCCGAGTTTTACACTGTCCTCGAGCACGGCCTCCAGGCCAACCTGAGCTTGGTGCGCTTTAAACAGGAGCGTGGCGCCGCTTCATCCTTCAACAAGGTCGTTGAGACTGTACAGAGCACACTCATGCGTCGCGGCATGGTTGTTGAAGACCCATCTCGTGCAAAGAAGATGGCGCGCGTTCTTGACTCAGTCCCGAACTACCGTTAA